The following proteins are encoded in a genomic region of Chaetodon auriga isolate fChaAug3 chromosome 8, fChaAug3.hap1, whole genome shotgun sequence:
- the LOC143324350 gene encoding metalloreductase STEAP4-like, with protein sequence MTVTSEMKPESVTLHPLGTASAPVPELLCIFGTGDLGRSLGLRLLQSGYRVVYGSRRPDSCGPLPQGAQVMSHAAAAQSAGLIFICVHREHYDFLQNLAPHLQGKVLVDLSNNLKKGVYPEANAAYLQRLVPGAAVVKGLNTLSAWALQNGLLAGKQVYLCGNSAEAKQAVAEMATKLGVTVLDKGSLSAARELEDFPLRLFPEWRLPLSVAFGLIAFFFFYLLIRDVIYAYVEQGKDVSFRIMVSLANKVFPIVSLIMLSLCYLPGSIAGFLQLYRGTKYRRFPDWLDRWMLCRKQMGLVALGLAFLHAIYTFIIPIRYNVRHKLISTVVDEIKKNKTTPFDFDNTEAWGTDSFFALGILGFFLYVLLGLTSLPSVGGTLSWREFTFIQSKLGHLTLFICTAHGYLYGWNKFLRVSTYKWYTPPGFMLCLIVPSVVLVLKALLLLPCVDRTLTRIRQGWERTQSKEELGINKATNF encoded by the exons ATGACAGTGACGAGTGAGATGAAGCCAGAAAGCGTGACGCTGCATCCTCTGGGCACAGCATCTGCCCCTGTGCCAGAGCTGCTGTGTATCTTCGGGACGGGGGACTTGGGGCGCTCTCTGGGCCTGCGTCTGCTCCAGTCTGGCTACAGGGTGGTGTACGGCAGCCGCAGACCTGACAGCTGTGGCCCCTTGCCTCAGGGAGCTCAG gtTATGAGCCACGCAGCAGCAGCCCAGTCAGCCGGTCTGATCTTTATATGTGTTCACAGAGAACACTATGACTTCCTGCAGAACCTCGCACCTCATCTTCAGGGAAAA GTGCTGGTGGACCTCAGTAACAACCTGAAGAAAGGCGTATACCCAGAAGCCAATGCCGCCTACCTGCAGAG ACTGGTccctggagctgctgtggtgaaaGGCCTTAACACGCTGTCTGCCTGGGCCCTGCAGAATGGACTCCTGGCAGGAAAACAG GTGTACCTCTGTGGGAACAGCGCAGAAGCAAAGCAAGCAGTGGCAGAGATGGCCACCAAGCTGGGCGTCACTGTTCTGGATAAAGGGTCTCTGTCAGCAgccagagagctggaggacttTCCCCTTCGGCTGTTCCCAGAGTGGAGGCTGCCACTAAGTGTGGCATTTGGCCTCAtcgccttcttcttcttctatctgCTCATCAGAGACGTCATCTACGCCTATGTTGAACAGGGGAAAGACGTGTCCTTCAGAATCATGGTATCCCTGGCTAACAAG GTGTTTCCAATCGTGTCTCTGAtcatgttgtctctgtgttacCTACCTGGTTCGATAGCTGGGTTCCTTCAGCTCTACAGAGGGACAAAGTACAG GCGCTTCCCTGATTGGTTAGACCGCTGGATGCTGTGCAGGAAGCAGATGGGTCTGGTTGCGCTGGGCTTAGCTTTTCTCCATGCCATCTATACATTCATCATTCCTATACGCTATAATGTCAGACACAAACTCATCTCGACTGTGGTGGATGAG ATAAAGAAGAACAAAACCACGCCGTTCGACTTTGATAATACAGAGGCATGGGGCACAGACTCATTCTTCGCGCTGGGGATCCTGGGCTTCTTTCTTTACGTCCTGCTGGGACTAACATCCCTGCCCTCTGTTGGAGGCACTCTCAGCTGGAGAGAGTTCACATTCATTCAG tcaaaGCTGGGCCACCTGACCCTGTTTATTTGCACAGCACATGGCTACTTGTACGGCTGGAACAAATTTCTTCGTGTCTCCACCTACAAATGGTACACCCCTCCGGGCTTCATGCTCTGCCTGATTGTGCCGTCTGTTGTGCTGGTGCTGAAGGCGCTGCTTCTCCTCCCCTGCGTGGACCGAACCCTAACCCGCATTCGACAAGGCTGGGAGAGGACCCAGTCCAAGGAGGAACTGGGTATAAATAAGGCCACCAACTTTTGA